Proteins from a single region of Cupriavidus sp. MP-37:
- a CDS encoding ferredoxin, with amino-acid sequence MFVLLTSRPGQFRTEPTDGMTAVEAYDYVFYGKRTARFVIAELAADTKVRVREETPPGIVNLVSTRFLDKYATLEAARDALRQLASFGSMEIALVPAPLAADERS; translated from the coding sequence ATGTTCGTGCTGCTGACCAGCCGCCCCGGCCAGTTCCGCACCGAACCCACCGACGGCATGACCGCCGTCGAGGCTTACGACTACGTCTTCTACGGCAAGCGCACCGCACGCTTCGTCATTGCCGAACTGGCCGCCGATACCAAGGTCCGGGTGCGCGAGGAAACGCCGCCCGGCATCGTCAACCTGGTCTCGACCCGTTTCCTCGACAAGTACGCCACGCTCGAAGCCGCCCGCGACGCGCTGCGCCAGCTGGCCAGCTTCGGCAGCATGGAGATCGCCCTCGTGCCCGCACCGCTCGCCGCGGACGAGCGCTCCTGA
- a CDS encoding 2Fe-2S iron-sulfur cluster-binding protein: protein MPKVILHKFGQTFTDEVGPRTNLVVRAGIRQFPYPNLRYECGMGKCSKCACRVIAGAEHLPPPNWKEKKQLGERLEQGYRLACQLWIEHDIELAQDDVPAPAALAGASAGA from the coding sequence ATGCCAAAAGTCATCCTGCACAAGTTCGGCCAGACCTTTACCGACGAGGTCGGTCCCCGCACCAACCTGGTGGTCCGCGCCGGCATCCGCCAGTTCCCCTACCCCAACCTGCGCTACGAATGCGGCATGGGCAAATGCTCGAAGTGCGCGTGCCGCGTAATCGCCGGCGCCGAGCACCTGCCCCCGCCCAACTGGAAGGAAAAGAAGCAGCTCGGCGAACGGCTCGAACAAGGCTACCGGCTGGCGTGCCAGTTGTGGATCGAGCATGACATCGAACTGGCGCAGGACGATGTGCCGGCACCGGCCGCGCTGGCCGGGGCCAGCGCGGGAGCCTGA
- a CDS encoding ornithine cyclodeaminase family protein, with amino-acid sequence MQHITDAMIDAHVTPEAALQVMASAFSSFGRGDAAMQARIRTEAGGVKLSTLGAVIPQQGVAGAKVYTTINGQFSFVILIFSSDDGRPLASLDAGAITRLRTAACTTLAAQRLARAGARTLALFGAGTQGAQHARQLSATLGLERILVSDPHADAGMPARLSAQCGIPVALAEPDAAVAEADLIVTASRATTPLFSGAAIRPGAFVAAIGSSLPHTRELDDTALRRAAAVVVEWRPQSTREAGDIVLADPGALPPEKIVELADVVLGKVSPRQRDDDIVIYKSVGVGLEDVALAGYAWSRIAGEAERRAG; translated from the coding sequence ATGCAGCACATCACAGACGCCATGATCGATGCCCACGTCACCCCCGAAGCGGCCCTGCAGGTCATGGCGTCCGCGTTTTCCAGCTTCGGGCGCGGCGATGCCGCGATGCAGGCGCGCATCCGCACCGAGGCGGGCGGCGTCAAGCTGTCCACGCTGGGGGCAGTCATCCCGCAGCAGGGCGTGGCCGGCGCCAAGGTCTACACCACCATCAATGGACAGTTTTCCTTCGTCATCCTGATTTTCTCGAGCGACGACGGCCGTCCGCTGGCTTCGCTCGACGCCGGCGCGATCACGCGGCTGCGCACCGCGGCCTGCACCACGCTGGCGGCGCAGCGGCTGGCCCGCGCCGGCGCGCGCACGCTGGCCTTGTTCGGTGCCGGCACGCAGGGCGCACAGCACGCGCGCCAGCTCAGCGCCACCCTCGGGCTCGAGCGCATCCTGGTGTCCGATCCGCATGCCGATGCCGGCATGCCGGCACGGCTGTCGGCGCAGTGCGGCATCCCGGTGGCGCTGGCCGAGCCCGATGCCGCGGTGGCCGAGGCCGACCTCATCGTCACCGCCTCGCGCGCGACCACGCCGCTGTTCTCGGGTGCGGCAATCCGGCCAGGCGCCTTTGTCGCCGCCATTGGCTCCAGCCTGCCGCACACGCGCGAACTGGACGACACCGCGCTGCGCCGCGCCGCCGCGGTGGTGGTCGAGTGGCGGCCGCAATCGACCCGCGAGGCGGGCGATATCGTGCTGGCCGATCCCGGCGCGCTGCCGCCGGAAAAGATCGTCGAACTGGCCGACGTCGTGCTCGGCAAGGTGTCGCCGCGGCAGCGCGACGACGACATCGTGATCTACAAGTCGGTCGGCGTCGGCCTTGAAGACGTCGCGCTGGCGGGATACGCGTGGTCGCGTATCGCGGGCGAGGCCGAGCGCCGCGCCGGCTGA
- a CDS encoding cobalt chelatase, producing MNAAALARQLRRRQRQDELSGAAVRALTGDAALHFRDGQLWRALRPVPQHAPHLRTDPDTDTATCLRGAADGAALRQAHSDAALHRSLCPADPVERLVFELLEQLRCETRLPRGMAGVAANLRHRFLAWSRAFHRSGLTEGHLGILLYTVAQVAWSRLTGEPVLEDTEDLIEATRAAIVPMLGTQLAGLRASRHDQAAYATHALALARAVAQMIRTEAPGAGEDDDNAASAARAGFALWLDFDEAPAEDFALADSGHSRVLADATDGYRIYTTRYDREVRAATLVRRALLDEYRTRLDARIARGGVNIARLARRLRAALSQPRVDGWSFGEESGRIDGRRLAQLVSSPAERRLFRQEAHKAHADCVVGFLIDCSGSMKAQAEPLTLLVDLLTRALDQAGVATEVLGFTTNAWNGGRARSDWLARGRPQHPGRLNETCHMVFKDAQRSWRRARTDITALLKADLFREGVDGEAVEWACARLHASGKARRILVVVSDGSPMDTATGQANDACYLDNHLKAVVARHEALRDVEVLGLGVGLDLSPYYRHTLALDLSQPVDMAMLDEVAGLVGARRR from the coding sequence ATGAATGCCGCGGCGCTCGCCCGCCAGCTGCGCCGGCGCCAGCGGCAGGACGAGCTGTCCGGCGCCGCGGTGCGCGCGTTGACCGGCGATGCCGCGCTGCATTTCCGCGACGGCCAGCTCTGGCGCGCGCTGCGCCCGGTGCCGCAGCATGCGCCGCACCTGCGCACCGACCCGGACACCGACACCGCCACCTGCCTGCGCGGCGCCGCCGATGGCGCCGCGCTGCGCCAGGCGCATTCCGACGCGGCGCTGCACCGCAGCCTCTGTCCCGCCGACCCGGTCGAGCGCCTGGTGTTCGAGCTGCTCGAGCAGCTGCGCTGCGAGACCCGGCTGCCGCGCGGCATGGCCGGCGTCGCGGCTAACCTGCGCCACCGCTTCCTGGCGTGGTCGCGCGCGTTCCATCGCTCGGGACTGACCGAGGGCCATCTCGGCATCCTGCTCTATACCGTGGCGCAGGTGGCATGGTCGCGCCTGACCGGCGAGCCGGTGCTGGAAGACACCGAGGACCTGATCGAGGCCACGCGCGCCGCCATCGTGCCGATGCTGGGCACCCAGCTGGCGGGGCTGCGTGCGAGCCGCCACGACCAGGCTGCCTACGCAACGCATGCCCTGGCGCTGGCGCGCGCGGTGGCGCAGATGATCCGCACCGAAGCGCCCGGCGCCGGTGAAGACGACGACAACGCCGCCTCCGCCGCGCGCGCCGGCTTTGCGCTGTGGCTCGACTTCGACGAAGCGCCCGCCGAGGACTTCGCCCTGGCCGACAGCGGCCACAGCCGCGTGCTCGCCGACGCCACCGATGGCTACCGCATCTACACCACCCGCTACGACCGCGAAGTGCGCGCCGCCACGCTGGTGCGCCGCGCCTTGCTGGACGAGTACCGCACGCGGCTGGACGCACGCATTGCGCGCGGGGGCGTGAACATCGCCCGGCTGGCGCGCCGGTTGCGCGCCGCGCTGTCGCAGCCGCGCGTGGACGGCTGGTCGTTCGGCGAGGAAAGCGGCCGCATCGACGGCCGCCGCCTGGCGCAGCTGGTCAGTTCGCCCGCCGAGCGCCGGCTGTTCCGACAGGAAGCGCACAAGGCCCATGCCGACTGCGTGGTCGGCTTCCTGATCGACTGCTCCGGCTCGATGAAGGCGCAGGCCGAGCCGCTGACCCTGCTGGTCGACCTGCTCACCCGCGCGCTGGACCAGGCCGGCGTCGCCACCGAGGTGCTGGGCTTTACCACCAACGCATGGAACGGCGGACGCGCGCGCAGCGACTGGCTCGCGCGCGGCCGCCCGCAGCATCCGGGCCGGCTCAACGAAACCTGCCACATGGTGTTCAAGGACGCGCAGCGCAGCTGGCGCCGCGCGCGCACCGACATCACGGCGTTGCTGAAGGCCGACCTGTTCCGCGAAGGCGTCGACGGCGAGGCGGTCGAATGGGCCTGCGCGCGCCTGCATGCCAGCGGCAAGGCGCGCCGCATCCTGGTGGTGGTGTCCGACGGCAGCCCGATGGATACCGCGACGGGGCAGGCCAACGACGCCTGCTACCTTGACAACCACCTCAAGGCCGTGGTGGCGCGGCACGAAGCGCTGCGCGATGTGGAGGTGCTGGGGCTGGGGGTCGGGCTGGACCTGAGCCCGTATTACCGGCATACGCTCGCGCTGGACCTGTCGCAGCCGGTGGATATGGCGATGCTGGACGAGGTGGCGGGGCTGGTGGGGGCGAGGCGGCGCTAG
- a CDS encoding GntR family transcriptional regulator — protein sequence MSLTPSPAAPAEPLSLGASHSPLFALVTDKLREGILNGKYAPGERLVENKLSAELGVSRIPVREALRALASEGLVLIEPRRGATVASLSPVIAREMVEVRATLEGLNAKLAAQRRDPALVAELENVLRQGMEAAAQGRADELLALNTRFHEVLGTIAANSVLQEMMRSLRERTAVLFGPANVVRARQNWDEHAQILQAVIAGDADLAALLAARHVYSAAKAADLPVGGQGSAVQAA from the coding sequence ATGTCCCTTACTCCGTCTCCTGCCGCGCCCGCCGAGCCGCTGAGCCTCGGTGCCAGCCACTCGCCGCTGTTCGCCCTTGTCACCGACAAGCTGCGCGAAGGCATCCTGAACGGCAAATACGCCCCGGGCGAGCGGCTGGTGGAGAACAAGCTTTCGGCGGAACTGGGCGTGTCGCGCATCCCGGTGCGCGAGGCGCTGCGCGCGCTCGCCAGCGAAGGGCTGGTGCTGATCGAGCCGCGCCGCGGCGCGACCGTGGCCAGCCTGTCGCCGGTGATCGCGCGCGAGATGGTCGAGGTGCGCGCCACGCTGGAAGGCCTCAACGCCAAGCTCGCCGCGCAGCGGCGCGACCCGGCGCTGGTGGCGGAGCTGGAAAACGTGTTGCGGCAGGGCATGGAGGCCGCCGCGCAGGGCCGCGCGGACGAGCTGCTGGCGCTCAATACGCGCTTCCACGAGGTGCTCGGCACCATCGCGGCCAACAGCGTGCTGCAGGAAATGATGCGTTCGCTGCGCGAGCGCACCGCGGTGCTGTTCGGCCCCGCCAACGTGGTGCGCGCGCGCCAGAACTGGGACGAGCACGCCCAGATCCTGCAGGCCGTGATCGCCGGCGACGCCGACCTCGCGGCGTTGCTGGCCGCGCGCCATGTCTACAGCGCCGCCAAGGCAGCCGACCTTCCGGTGGGCGGGCAGGGCAGCGCGGTGCAGGCGGCCTGA
- a CDS encoding 2Fe-2S iron-sulfur cluster-binding protein, whose amino-acid sequence MSYRIQVAETEEVFFVERGETLLQAAQRAGIALRHDCQLGGCGTCRICLLDGQVRYDEEPFGLAPDEAAAGFALACQAQPQADLVISTARDDEACAEPARHRALVRALRPLSADVMHVELEVPGAVSLDYRPGQYLKLLSGDGLARSFSMASVPRDGRIDLHVRRIPGGAFTDGILPRMRAGDAIEVELPLGSFFYRARDYRPLLMVATGTGLAPIKAILESLMDDPDCPPVSLYWGMRQAQDLYLHGEIPAWGERLCDFRYAPVLSRAGADWQGRRGYVHDAALADLGDLSEYAIYLCGSPDMIRDARAAFTAHGASPDHLYADSFTFQHPC is encoded by the coding sequence ATGTCGTACCGAATCCAGGTCGCCGAAACGGAAGAGGTCTTCTTTGTCGAGCGCGGCGAGACGCTGCTGCAGGCCGCACAGCGTGCCGGCATTGCCTTGCGCCACGACTGCCAGCTGGGCGGCTGCGGCACCTGCCGCATCTGCCTGCTCGACGGACAGGTGCGCTACGACGAGGAACCGTTCGGCCTGGCCCCGGACGAGGCCGCGGCCGGTTTCGCGCTGGCGTGCCAGGCGCAGCCACAGGCCGACCTGGTCATCAGCACGGCGCGCGACGACGAGGCCTGCGCCGAACCGGCGCGCCATCGCGCGCTGGTGCGGGCATTGCGGCCGCTGTCGGCCGATGTCATGCACGTCGAGCTGGAGGTGCCGGGCGCGGTTTCGCTGGACTACCGGCCCGGGCAATACCTGAAGCTGCTGAGCGGCGACGGGCTCGCGCGCAGCTTCTCGATGGCTTCGGTGCCGCGCGACGGGCGCATCGACCTGCACGTGCGGCGCATTCCCGGCGGCGCCTTTACCGATGGCATCCTGCCGCGCATGCGCGCCGGCGACGCCATCGAGGTCGAGCTGCCGCTGGGCAGCTTCTTCTACCGCGCACGCGACTACCGGCCGCTGCTGATGGTGGCCACCGGCACCGGACTGGCGCCGATCAAGGCGATCCTGGAATCGCTGATGGATGATCCCGACTGCCCGCCGGTGTCGTTGTACTGGGGCATGCGGCAGGCGCAGGACCTGTACCTGCATGGCGAGATCCCGGCCTGGGGCGAACGGCTCTGCGACTTCCGCTACGCGCCGGTGCTGTCGCGCGCCGGCGCTGACTGGCAGGGCCGGCGCGGCTATGTGCATGACGCGGCGCTGGCCGATCTGGGTGACCTGAGCGAATACGCCATCTACCTGTGCGGCTCGCCCGACATGATCCGTGACGCGCGCGCCGCCTTTACCGCGCATGGGGCCAGTCCCGACCACCTCTACGCCGACAGCTTCACGTTCCAGCACCCTTGTTAA
- a CDS encoding amidase — translation MNLPDWTTGGFPPLWEVAQRLAGGTVSSEELVDACEAAQRQWHGIINALVLSDFGAARAAARDSDRRRRAGQARGALDGVPFSVKESFDVAGWPTTCGNPALRGHVAARDAVVVQRLRDAGAILLGKTNVPLGLRDWQSYNAIYGTTRNPHDPTRTPGGSSGGSAAAVCAGVSFFDVGSDIGSSLRNPAHYCGIFSLKPSHGLVPLAGHGSGAARFGEQDINVAGPLARSARDLELVLRTIAGPAGDDALPYRLQWPECPHRRLADFRIAVLPTHAQAQADSEVAAQIEQLGHWLAGQGAHVGWHARPDFDAGELWHAYVTLLRATTSVHMDDAAFADAQARSANADAGDHDYATLQYTGATLSHRDWLRLQVTRERFAAAWRRFFSRYDVLLCPAATTTAFALDEAGEPWQRTLTVNGRPQPMTTQLFWAGHSGLCGLPSAVAPIGPGAGGLPVGVQIVAGRYQDLTALRFASLLEEAGYAYRPPKLTA, via the coding sequence GTGAACCTGCCGGACTGGACGACTGGCGGCTTTCCGCCGCTATGGGAAGTGGCGCAGCGGCTTGCCGGCGGCACGGTGTCGTCGGAGGAACTGGTGGATGCCTGCGAGGCGGCGCAGAGGCAATGGCACGGCATCATCAATGCGCTGGTGCTGTCGGATTTCGGCGCGGCCCGCGCGGCGGCGCGCGACAGCGACCGGCGCCGCCGTGCCGGCCAGGCGCGCGGCGCGCTCGACGGCGTGCCGTTTTCGGTCAAGGAGTCGTTCGACGTCGCCGGCTGGCCCACCACCTGCGGCAATCCGGCGCTGCGCGGGCACGTGGCCGCGCGCGACGCGGTGGTGGTGCAGCGGCTGCGCGACGCCGGCGCGATCCTGCTCGGCAAGACCAATGTTCCGCTCGGCCTGCGCGACTGGCAGAGCTACAACGCGATCTACGGCACCACCCGCAATCCGCACGATCCGACGCGCACGCCGGGCGGCTCGTCCGGCGGCAGCGCCGCGGCGGTCTGCGCCGGCGTGTCGTTCTTCGATGTGGGTTCCGACATCGGTTCCTCGCTGCGCAATCCGGCGCACTACTGCGGCATCTTCTCGCTCAAGCCCAGCCACGGGCTGGTGCCGCTGGCCGGCCACGGCAGCGGTGCCGCGCGCTTCGGCGAGCAGGACATCAACGTCGCCGGCCCGCTGGCGCGCAGCGCGCGCGACCTGGAACTGGTATTGCGCACCATCGCGGGCCCGGCCGGCGACGACGCGCTGCCATACCGCTTGCAGTGGCCCGAATGCCCGCACCGCCGGCTCGCCGACTTCCGCATCGCGGTGCTGCCCACCCATGCCCAGGCGCAAGCAGACAGTGAGGTCGCCGCGCAGATCGAGCAGCTGGGCCACTGGCTGGCGGGGCAGGGTGCCCACGTCGGCTGGCACGCCCGGCCCGACTTCGACGCCGGCGAGCTATGGCATGCCTACGTAACGCTGCTGCGCGCCACCACCTCGGTGCACATGGATGACGCTGCCTTCGCCGATGCGCAGGCCCGCAGCGCCAACGCCGACGCGGGCGACCACGACTACGCGACCCTGCAGTACACCGGCGCGACGCTGAGCCACCGCGACTGGCTGCGCCTGCAGGTCACGCGTGAACGCTTTGCCGCCGCATGGCGCCGCTTCTTCAGCCGCTACGACGTGCTGCTATGCCCGGCCGCCACCACCACGGCGTTCGCGCTCGACGAGGCAGGCGAGCCATGGCAGCGCACGCTCACCGTCAACGGCCGGCCGCAGCCGATGACCACGCAGTTGTTCTGGGCCGGCCATTCCGGGCTGTGCGGCCTGCCCTCTGCGGTGGCGCCGATCGGCCCCGGTGCCGGCGGACTGCCGGTCGGCGTGCAGATCGTCGCCGGCCGCTACCAGGATCTCACCGCCTTGCGTTTTGCCAGCCTGCTGGAGGAAGCAGGCTATGCCTACCGGCCGCCGAAGCTGACCGCCTAG
- a CDS encoding 2Fe-2S iron-sulfur cluster-binding protein, translating into MIQITFLTNHGKTVSAPANSNLLRVSLREQGGIPFKCGGGLCGTCKCRIEQGREHTDAVKPKERKLLTEAELADGFRLACQTFMAGDVAVSWQPKTMAARPQPAAASGD; encoded by the coding sequence ATGATCCAGATCACCTTCCTCACCAACCACGGCAAGACCGTCAGTGCCCCGGCCAACAGCAACCTGCTGCGCGTATCGCTGCGCGAACAGGGCGGCATCCCGTTCAAATGCGGCGGCGGCCTGTGCGGCACCTGCAAGTGCCGCATCGAGCAAGGCCGCGAGCATACCGATGCGGTCAAGCCGAAGGAAAGGAAATTGCTGACGGAAGCGGAACTGGCCGATGGCTTCCGGCTGGCATGCCAGACCTTCATGGCCGGCGATGTCGCGGTCTCGTGGCAACCGAAGACCATGGCCGCGCGTCCCCAGCCCGCCGCCGCCAGCGGCGACTAA
- a CDS encoding sulfite exporter TauE/SafE family protein, with product MPSTLLTLLPPGVSAPDYLWMGVLILTGACLQGVGGIGFAMLCAPLGAIFFPELVPGPLLAMGCCLSLMGALREREAIVWPVAGFALVGRALGGAAAVLTIAWLAPGPLAVLFSLSILAAVALSLLGWRLLPDPRNVVIAGTLSGFMGTITSAGAPPFALVMQHMAPAPMRATMGCILSGGAVLSLAMLTLAGRFGMPELLLALALAPFLLAGFALSNRLRGRVSADTVRRLLLGLCAAGALGVLGRAAFA from the coding sequence ATGCCCTCCACCTTGCTGACCTTGCTGCCTCCAGGCGTTTCTGCTCCGGACTACCTGTGGATGGGCGTGCTCATCCTGACCGGCGCGTGCCTGCAAGGCGTGGGCGGGATCGGCTTTGCGATGCTGTGCGCGCCGCTCGGCGCGATCTTTTTCCCCGAGCTGGTGCCGGGGCCGCTGCTGGCGATGGGTTGCTGCCTGTCGTTGATGGGCGCGTTGCGCGAGCGCGAAGCCATCGTCTGGCCTGTCGCCGGCTTTGCCCTGGTCGGGCGGGCACTTGGCGGCGCGGCGGCGGTGCTGACCATCGCCTGGCTGGCGCCGGGCCCGCTGGCGGTGCTGTTTTCGCTGTCGATCCTGGCCGCGGTGGCGCTGAGCCTGCTCGGCTGGCGCCTGTTGCCGGATCCCCGCAACGTGGTGATTGCCGGCACGCTGTCCGGCTTTATGGGAACCATCACCTCGGCCGGCGCGCCGCCGTTCGCGCTGGTCATGCAGCACATGGCGCCCGCGCCGATGCGCGCGACCATGGGCTGCATCTTGTCGGGCGGCGCCGTGCTGTCGCTGGCCATGCTGACGCTGGCCGGGCGCTTCGGCATGCCAGAGCTGTTATTGGCGCTGGCGCTCGCGCCGTTCCTGCTGGCCGGGTTTGCGCTGTCGAACCGGCTGCGGGGGCGCGTTTCCGCCGACACCGTGCGGCGCTTGCTGCTGGGCCTGTGCGCGGCCGGCGCGCTGGGCGTGCTAGGCCGCGCGGCCTTTGCCTGA
- a CDS encoding TenA family transcriptional regulator, with the protein MAELMNREDFRAALEQAIKGKSANQAPFSVAWASGKLTRAHLARWAENHYHYVGPFADYLGYIYARTPDRYTEAKDFLLANMYEEEIGGDRHTDLLIRFAEACGTTRERVIDPDNMSPTTRGLQSWCYAVAMREDPIVAVAGLVVGLESQVPSIYRKQTPTLRDKYQFTDEEVEFFDLHIVSDEIHGERGYQIVLEHANTPELQQRCLKICEIGAQMRLLYTTALYHDYVENELPLPDLEMAA; encoded by the coding sequence ATGGCCGAACTGATGAACCGTGAAGATTTCCGTGCCGCCCTTGAACAAGCGATCAAGGGCAAGAGTGCCAACCAGGCGCCGTTCAGCGTGGCCTGGGCCAGCGGCAAGCTGACCCGCGCTCATCTCGCGCGCTGGGCCGAAAACCACTACCACTACGTCGGGCCGTTCGCCGACTACCTGGGCTACATCTATGCGCGCACGCCGGACCGCTACACCGAGGCCAAGGACTTCCTGCTGGCCAACATGTATGAGGAAGAGATCGGCGGCGACCGCCACACCGACCTGCTGATCCGTTTTGCCGAAGCCTGCGGCACCACGCGCGAGCGCGTGATCGACCCGGACAATATGTCGCCCACCACGCGCGGCCTGCAGAGCTGGTGCTACGCCGTGGCGATGCGCGAGGACCCGATCGTCGCCGTGGCCGGCCTGGTGGTGGGCCTGGAATCGCAGGTGCCGTCGATCTACCGCAAGCAGACGCCGACGCTGCGCGACAAGTACCAGTTCACCGACGAAGAGGTCGAGTTCTTCGACCTGCATATCGTCTCGGACGAGATCCACGGCGAGCGCGGCTACCAGATCGTGCTCGAGCACGCCAATACGCCGGAGCTGCAGCAGCGCTGCCTGAAGATCTGCGAGATCGGCGCGCAGATGCGGCTGCTGTACACCACCGCGCTCTATCACGACTACGTCGAAAACGAGTTGCCGCTGCCGGATCTGGAGATGGCGGCCTGA
- a CDS encoding heme-binding protein → MKKAIKLELREARHMVAAAIRRSQEIGVLESICVVDEGGYPLALERMDGARITGPQIAWNKAFTAAGHKRSTHLFTTPPNGPALPGNEAFGIQWSFEGKFAAFVGGFPIVVNDEVIGGIGLSGGNGEQDTQAGLAALQALAELLAPQDLKVLVQADIKK, encoded by the coding sequence ATGAAGAAAGCCATCAAGCTGGAACTGCGCGAGGCGCGCCACATGGTTGCCGCGGCGATCCGGCGCTCGCAAGAAATCGGCGTGCTCGAGTCGATCTGCGTGGTCGACGAGGGCGGCTACCCGCTCGCGCTGGAGCGCATGGACGGCGCCCGCATCACCGGACCGCAGATCGCGTGGAACAAGGCGTTTACCGCCGCGGGCCACAAGCGCTCGACGCATTTGTTCACCACGCCGCCGAACGGGCCGGCACTGCCGGGCAACGAGGCCTTCGGCATCCAGTGGAGCTTCGAGGGCAAGTTCGCCGCGTTTGTCGGCGGCTTCCCGATCGTCGTTAACGACGAGGTCATCGGCGGCATCGGCCTGTCCGGCGGCAACGGCGAGCAGGACACGCAGGCCGGCCTGGCCGCCTTGCAGGCCCTGGCCGAACTGCTGGCGCCGCAGGACCTGAAGGTGCTGGTACAGGCCGACATCAAGAAGTAA
- a CDS encoding aldehyde dehydrogenase family protein — MTVFLNHIDGEWTACQSGRTFDNVNPADTADIVGRFQASSAVDAQAAVAAATAAFAGWKKTPVGKRAAMLNRAADHLEANADSIAAELTREEGKALALARDEVLRSAQTLRFYAVEGQTFTGEVYPNDDPDQLVYSQREPLGVVTVIAPWNFPISIPARKIAPALVTGNTVVFKPSSEAPLSGYRLAEALVQAGLPKGVLNFITGSAVEIGAAITEAPAVRAISFTGSSRAGEQIHRAVPLTTRTQMELGGKNPLIVMEDADLDRAVDLTIKGGFSLSGQACTGTSRVLVAQSVKAAYTERLLAKVATLKVGGGMTPGMDLGPLASHKQLETVLRYLDIGKAEATLLCGGTRLAGGDYDKGYYVAPTVFTDVTPQMRIACEEIFGPVIAILGFTDYADAIARANDTEYGLAAAIVTRNPRYIHDFANDIEAGTVKINRTTTGNLVNAPFGGLKRSSTSTFRESGRTGLEFYTQVKTVYRGV; from the coding sequence ATGACTGTGTTCCTCAACCATATCGACGGCGAATGGACGGCCTGCCAGTCGGGCCGGACCTTCGACAACGTCAACCCGGCCGACACCGCCGACATCGTGGGCCGCTTCCAGGCCTCGTCCGCGGTCGACGCGCAGGCGGCCGTCGCGGCCGCGACGGCGGCCTTTGCCGGCTGGAAGAAGACGCCGGTCGGCAAGCGCGCCGCCATGCTCAACCGCGCCGCCGACCACCTGGAAGCGAATGCCGACAGCATCGCCGCCGAGCTGACCCGCGAGGAAGGCAAGGCCCTGGCGCTGGCGCGCGATGAAGTGCTGCGCTCCGCCCAGACGCTGCGCTTCTATGCCGTGGAAGGGCAGACCTTCACCGGCGAGGTGTATCCCAACGACGACCCTGACCAGCTGGTCTACAGCCAGCGCGAGCCGCTTGGCGTGGTGACGGTGATTGCGCCGTGGAATTTCCCGATATCGATCCCCGCGCGCAAGATCGCACCGGCGCTGGTCACGGGCAACACGGTGGTGTTCAAGCCGTCGTCCGAGGCGCCGCTTTCGGGGTACCGGCTGGCCGAGGCGCTGGTGCAGGCCGGGCTGCCCAAGGGCGTGCTCAACTTCATCACCGGCAGCGCCGTCGAGATCGGCGCCGCCATCACCGAGGCGCCGGCGGTGCGGGCGATTTCGTTCACCGGTTCGTCGCGCGCGGGGGAGCAGATCCACCGGGCGGTACCGCTTACCACGCGCACGCAAATGGAACTGGGCGGCAAGAACCCGCTGATCGTGATGGAGGATGCCGACCTGGACCGCGCGGTCGACCTGACCATCAAGGGCGGCTTCTCGCTGTCGGGGCAGGCGTGCACCGGCACCAGCCGCGTGCTGGTCGCCCAATCCGTCAAAGCGGCATACACCGAACGCCTGCTCGCGAAGGTTGCCACGCTCAAGGTCGGCGGCGGCATGACGCCGGGCATGGATCTTGGGCCGCTCGCCTCGCATAAGCAGCTGGAAACGGTGCTGCGCTACCTCGACATCGGCAAGGCCGAGGCGACGCTGCTGTGCGGCGGTACGCGCCTGGCCGGCGGCGATTACGACAAGGGCTACTACGTCGCGCCGACGGTATTTACCGACGTGACGCCGCAGATGCGGATCGCGTGCGAGGAGATCTTCGGCCCGGTGATCGCCATCCTCGGCTTCACGGACTATGCCGACGCCATCGCCAGGGCCAACGATACCGAGTACGGCCTGGCCGCGGCCATCGTCACCCGCAACCCGCGCTACATCCACGACTTCGCCAACGACATCGAGGCGGGCACGGTCAAGATCAACCGTACCACCACCGGCAACCTGGTGAACGCACCGTTCGGCGGGCTGAAGCGGTCGAGCACATCGACCTTCCGCGAATCGGGCCGCACCGGGCTGGAGTTCTATACGCAGGTCAAGACGGTCTACCGGGGCGTCTGA